A region of Streptomyces cinnamoneus DNA encodes the following proteins:
- a CDS encoding steroid 3-ketoacyl-CoA thiolase produces MAAEPVIVEAVRTPIGKRGGALANLHPAYLLGETYREVLARTGIQPDCVEQIVGGTVTHAGEQSMNPARTAWLAMGLPYETAATTVDCQCGSSQQANHLVANMIAGGVIDIGIGCGVEAMSRVPIGSGSKHGPGKPFPDEWNVDLPNQFEAAERIARKRGLTRERVDELGLRSQERAARAWAEERFKRETFAVQVPTTEEEQIAGQGMWRLVDRDEGLRDTSMEALAGLKPVMPTAVHTAGNSSQISDGAAVLLWASKRMARALRLRPRARIVAQALVGADPHFHLDGPVDATRAVLGRAGMSLRDIDLVEINEAFASVVLSWAQVFEQDLEKVNVNGGAIALGHPIGATGARLLTTALHELERRDGEFALITMCAGGALATGTIIQRL; encoded by the coding sequence ATGGCCGCGGAACCCGTCATCGTCGAAGCCGTACGCACCCCCATCGGCAAGCGCGGAGGAGCGCTCGCCAACCTCCATCCCGCCTATCTGCTGGGGGAGACCTACCGGGAGGTCCTCGCCCGCACCGGCATCCAGCCCGACTGCGTCGAGCAGATCGTCGGCGGCACGGTCACCCATGCCGGCGAGCAGTCGATGAACCCCGCGCGCACCGCCTGGCTCGCCATGGGCCTGCCCTACGAGACCGCCGCCACCACCGTGGACTGCCAGTGCGGCTCCTCCCAGCAGGCCAACCACCTGGTCGCCAACATGATCGCCGGCGGCGTCATCGACATCGGCATCGGCTGCGGCGTCGAGGCCATGTCCCGCGTGCCCATCGGCAGCGGCTCCAAGCACGGCCCGGGCAAGCCGTTCCCCGACGAGTGGAACGTCGACCTCCCCAACCAGTTCGAGGCCGCCGAGCGCATCGCCCGCAAGCGCGGCCTCACCCGCGAGCGCGTCGACGAACTGGGCCTGCGGTCGCAGGAGCGGGCGGCTCGCGCCTGGGCCGAGGAGCGCTTCAAGCGGGAGACCTTCGCGGTGCAGGTGCCCACGACGGAGGAGGAGCAGATCGCCGGGCAGGGCATGTGGCGCCTGGTCGACCGCGACGAGGGGCTGCGCGACACGAGCATGGAGGCCCTGGCCGGCCTCAAGCCCGTCATGCCCACCGCCGTCCACACCGCCGGGAACTCCTCCCAGATCTCCGACGGCGCCGCCGTCCTGCTGTGGGCCTCCAAACGCATGGCCCGCGCCCTGCGGCTGCGCCCCCGGGCCCGCATCGTCGCCCAGGCCCTCGTGGGCGCCGACCCGCACTTCCACCTGGACGGGCCCGTCGACGCCACGCGGGCCGTCCTGGGCAGAGCGGGCATGTCGCTGCGCGACATCGACCTGGTGGAGATCAACGAGGCGTTCGCGTCGGTGGTGCTGTCCTGGGCGCAGGTCTTCGAGCAGGACCTGGAGAAGGTCAACGTCAACGGCGGTGCGATAGCGCTGGGCCACCCCATCGGGGCGACGGGGGCCCGGCTGCTCACGACCGCGCTGCACGAGCTGGAACGGCGCGACGGGGAGTTCGCGCTGATCACGATGTGCGCGGGCGGGGCGCTGGCCACGGGGACGATCATCCAGCGGCTGTAG
- a CDS encoding transglycosylase SLT domain-containing protein: MTFRTINRKASRKLVAAAGAALVLGTAGAVLTAVPAHAAAPSTTATQDIARKMIGDEAQFQCFSKIVEHESGWKHTATNASSGAYGLVQALPGSKMASAGADWQTNPATQIKWGMDYMKDRYGSPCGAWSFWSAHHWY; encoded by the coding sequence GTGACGTTCCGAACCATCAACCGCAAGGCCTCCCGCAAGCTCGTCGCCGCCGCCGGCGCCGCCCTGGTGCTCGGCACCGCGGGCGCCGTGCTGACCGCCGTTCCGGCCCACGCCGCGGCCCCGTCGACGACCGCCACGCAGGACATCGCGCGGAAGATGATCGGCGACGAGGCGCAGTTCCAGTGCTTCAGCAAGATCGTCGAGCATGAGAGCGGCTGGAAGCACACCGCCACCAACGCCTCCAGCGGTGCCTACGGCCTGGTCCAGGCCCTGCCCGGCTCGAAGATGGCCTCCGCCGGTGCCGACTGGCAGACCAACCCGGCCACCCAGATCAAGTGGGGCATGGACTACATGAAGGACCGCTACGGCAGCCCCTGTGGCGCCTGGTCCTTCTGGTCCGCCCACCACTGGTACTGA